The genome window TCTAAGAAAACACGCCCTTGGCCCACTATGGCTCACACTATAATTGCTAAAAAATCAAATCCCATGGAGAACATACAAGCGTGGGAAAATGTTATTTCTTTATATAAGAGTTTTCGCCAAGGAAAGCACTTTAGACGTAATGAAGGTCAAGAAAGAAACAATCCAGAGCACTCACGCTGGCCAGAACCTGACTCAATTCGAAAGATAGCAACGGCCCTCAAAAGTAACCCAACTGACATCGATAAACTGGTTGTTTCCGCCGCTTTCGGCCTGCCTATCGTAACCAAGTTTAAAGACAAAGGAGATCCTGAAGAAACAACTCTATACCCTATATACAAAAAAGAGCAAAAAGAACGCATGGCAAGCTCTCTTATTCTAAAGCCCCTTGCTATTTCTTATCATAAAGGTATCCCTATTGTAGTTCAACTTCGTGCCCCCTTACCAGAAACTTTAAAGATAGAGGGAGAAAAAGAAATTAGCTATTCTGTACCAATCCCAGACGCTAACGTTCCTCATCAGGCGACCAAATATCATAACTCTCCTATGGGGGCAGACTGCTTCAATAGCGGAAAGGCTCTGGAGGCTTTTATATCTTATATGAAAGAAAACGAGTTTGCGGAGGTGGAAGCATGAACTTCGACAAATATTTATTTAACTTTTCAATAGGCCCCGTCCAACCATTTATTGCCGCTGCGAGAAGAACGAGAGATCTATGGTTTGGTTCTCAACTTCTTTCGGAACTCAGTTTTATTGCTGCTAAAACTATTAGCGAAACTGGAGGAGAACTCATCTTCCCCCACCCTAATGTTCTTGAATTTGCGGATAAATCAGAGATCAACGTAGCAAATATCATTTTGGCTGAAATTCCAAAAGAAGGCAAAACACCACAGCAAATGGTAGAAAAAACTGAAAATGCAGTTAAAGAGAAGTGGAAAGAATGTGCAAAGAAAGTCTTCGAAAAGTATCAAGAAATAATTGACCAGGAAATATGGGATTCCCAAATCAACGACGCTTTGGAATTTTTTGCAGCATGGGTTCCCATTTATAACAACGACTATAAAGCGGCAAGGGATAGACTGAATGAAATTTTTGCCGCTCGCAAAAATAGCAGAGATTTCAATCAACCTTCTTTAAATGCTAATGAACGCTACCTTGAAAAATCCCCACTAGACGGACGAAATGAAACAATTCTCGATACAAATAGTGGGAAATCTTTTGACCCCGAAAAACTCCCAGAAGAAATTCAACGTCAACTTCGCTTAAAGAAAAATGAATTTCTAGATGCTATAGGTATGATAAAAAGGGGGTCAGAAATAAAACAATTTCCTTCTGTTGATAGAGTCGCAATTGATCCCTGGATTCGCCATATTGCAAAAAACTCGAACAGCACCAAGAAACTAGAAGAAATCAAAAAAATTTGCGAAAAACTTCCACAAGTGATTAAAGTGAAAAGCCAAGCTTATAAAACTTTTCCTTTTGAAGGCTCTATTCTCTATCTCAACCGTCATAAGAGTATAAAAGAAGAACTCAGCTTTAAAAAGGACTCCATTGAAGAAAAAAAGCTAGAAGAGATAGCTAAAATACTCGAAAAACTCTATAAAGTAACATACAGACCTTCGTCTTATTTTGCAATGATAAAAGCAGATGGAGACAAAATGGGCAATACTATATCGAAAATTACAACTAAAGAAGGACTCAAAAACTTCTCTTCTGCCCTCTCTGACTTTGCTTTAGTAGCACCCCAAATTGTTACAGAAAAAGGAGGAGCTTGTATTTATGCGGGAGGCGACGACGTCTTTGCCTTCTTACCTCTTGATACGTGCCTATCTTGCGCCCGAAAACTCAGAGAAGAATTTAAGAAAAAAATGAGTAAAATAAAAAAAGATTCAACTCTCTCGGTAGGCATCTCTATTGGTCACTTTTTAGAACCAATGGACTCTCTTATCCATTTCGCTAATCAGGCTGAAAAAATGGCCAAAGAGGGCGAAAAAAAAGAAGATGAACGAAATGGGCTCGCTATAACAGTTCAAACCCGAGGCAATGCCCCCATCGGAGTTAGAGAGCAATGGAAAGATGAAAAAGATGCAGAGTCTCTAGATAATAGAATTATGTCTTGGAGAAACGCCTTCAAAAATAACTCTTTGCCGTTCAATTTCCCTTATAGCCTGCACATTTTAGAGGAATACTATTTAAATTGGAGCAATGAAACGCTTGTCAATAAAGCCTTACCTGCAGATCTATTAAGACTTTTCAAGCGGTCTACTAAATCAAATACGCAGAAAGGGGAAAATACCATGTCAAACAACGATAAGGAAAAAATCACTAAAATACTAGAAAACACCTATTCTGTAGACTGTCTAAAAAAGTTAACGAATGAAATACTTATTGCGAGGCATATAGAACGCACGCTCTCTTTTCCTACCCCAAGGGATGGTGGAGATCAATGACAAAAAGCCCTAAAACTATAAAAATAACTCCCAGAGACCCTTTAGTTGCAAGGGACGGTCGGCCTTTTTCCGAAGGGAAACGCATGAAATCGCTTGATTGGATTCGGCCATCAGTAGTAATTGGCTCGTTACGTACTCTTGTTGGGAAGTTAAACCAAAAAGGATTTAATAAAAATACAATAAAGGAACTCAAAGATATTTCTATAACTGGGCCTTTTCCTTATGTGAATAATAAATTATATTTTCCCACCCCTTTAGATATGGTGTTAAAGGAAGAAGGAACTCAAAACTCCGAAGGAGAAAAATCTACTTATACAAGTATCCATCAACTAAAACCAGGCAAATATAATGAAGGGGAGGGCTCAACTCTTCCACGATACTTATCACCAGCAATGCTTTATCCAAAAGAACAATTCAAGCCATTAAAAAGACCTGCGTTCTGCTCTAAAAATCAAATGACTCAATGGCTTTTAACCAAAGACATCAAAACATCTGAATTGAATAAATTACTTCAATATAATAAAAAAGATGGTTCTTTTTTTAATAATAACAACGTTATCAACTTTCCTAAAAAAGAAGAACGGATTCACCTTAAAATATGTCCTGAATCTGGATCTGCAGAAGAAGGGAAGCTCTTTTCATCTATTGGTCTTGATATGAACATACATGACAATAATGGGGACATTCTCCCTCTTGAAATGTTAGCCAAATTAGATACAGATATTCCCCAAAATGAATTATTTAAAATCATTTCTAAGCTTAATCATATCCATCCTTGCGGAGGAGAGAGAAGACTTGTCAAATGGAATATATGTAACAACTTAGAAAAAATATGGGAATGCCCTAAAGAAATACAAGAAGCCATTAAAAGAGAAAAGAAACTTCGAATGGTTCTGGCAACACCTGCTATTTTTGAAAATGGATGGTTGCCTGGTTGGCTTACAATCAAAGAAGAACATGAAACAAAATGCATAGGTACCATTCCAGGAACAGAAATAGAAGTTCAACTCGTATCTGTGGTTAATGAAAGATGGCAGCCTCTTTCCGGTTGGTCTTACGAACGTAATAAACCCAAGCCAATATCTCGAATGGTTCCCGCTGGAAGTGTTTATTTCTTTAAAATTACAAACTCTGTTTCTGATGAAGATATCGCTAACATGTGGCTTCAATCTGTATGCGATGATACGCAACTAAAAAAAGACGGATTTGGTCTTTCTCTTTGGGGAATTTGGTAGTCTCAAAACAAAAAATAGGAGATGAAATTCATGTCAGAAAAAAACGATAAAACCATTAATTTTTGGATTCATGCACTCTCGGCAATTCATGTAGGCACGGGAAAAGGTGCCGGATATATTGATCTTCCAATATCACGAGAGAAAGTAACCAATTGGCCTTATATTCCAGGAAGTACAATTAAGGGAGTTATTGCCGATTACTATGATGCAAGTGACAGCGGGGATAGACGCGAAAAGGATAAAAAGAAAAAAGCAGCATTCGGTATCGCTGGAGATAATAATAGTTCTGCTGGTTCACTTGTATTTACCGATGCTCGAATCGTATGTCTTCCCGTTCAAAGCCTTTATGGCACTTTCGCATGGTGTACTTCAGAACTCGTTCTACGCTCTCTTTCAAGAGATCTAGAATGGGGCAAACTTTGTTTAGAAGAAGAAATTCCTGTCGCGCCAGAAAATAAAGTTCTTGTTATTGAAGGCTCAAGTCTCATTGAAAAAAGCAACAAAAAAATATATTTACAGGAACTAGATATGGATACCCAAATTTGCGAAAAAACTGAAAGATTAGCTGAAAAAATTGCAAATCTCGTGTTCCCTGATGATGAGGAATGGCGAAAGAAATTTAAAGAGAGATTCACAATACTCCCAGAAAATGTATTTAACTATTTTTCCGAAATGGGAACTCAGGTAGAAGCCAAAATTCGAATAGATCCTAACACAAAAGTTGTAGATAAAGAACAAGGTGGACTATGGTACCAAGAAGCCCTTCCTGCTGAAACCATTCTAACTGGGATGGTATGGTGCGACAAAGTTTATGAGGAAAACATCCAAGCCAAAGAGCTTACAGACAAATATTGCACAGGTAAAAAAACGATACAAATTGGCGGAAAAAACACAACGGGACAAGGAAGAATAACGTTATCCTTCATGGAAGCTAAAAATAAAAAGGAGGATTAAGCCGTGGTTGAAGATAAAACTCCCACAACCTTAGAACAAAAATGGGCGCAAAGAGCTTTCTGCGCTGTTGATAAAGTGAGCCATAAAAGCGACTCTGGGGATTTCAAAAAGAGTGAGTATTTAAGTTTCGCAAAATCATTTCCTAACCTTATTCATTCTTGTGGGTTAATACAAGCTCTCGCTTTTGCGCAATCAAAAAACAAAACTGTTTTTCTTGCTGATCTCAGTTTTGTCATGAATGGTGAGAAAAAATACGAGCTGATTATAGAAGAAAGTAGAAAAGCAACCATTACGAAATATCTTCAACTAAGCCGCCATACTCTTGCTGCCGCTGAATGGATAAAGCGTTATGCTGAAGCTCTGTTAAAAGAAGATGGTGATCATAATGACTCTTGCAGTTAGAGAAGAAATTAATAACGATTTTAAAAATATTGATAAAATTGATAAAATTGATAAATTAGAATGGGCTCACCCTGGGCTAATACTGCAAAGATACCTTATAGAGCAAAAAGATGACACGGATTCGTCAACTAACGAAAGAGATAAATTATTCACCAGAATTATCTATGCCCAAAAAAAAGCACAAGACGTCTATAAGATGGCCTATGAACGATGGGAAAAATCTTTTGCTACAGAAACAATAAACGTATCTGGACTTATTTTTTCCACTCTCGGCAAACTAATTTGCGGACTTGGCTTAGCTAGCTCTATTGAGACAGGAATAACTCTTCATCACACGTATGGTTTCCCCTTTATTCCGGGCAGCAGCTTAAAAGGCATTGCTTCTTCTTATTATTGTGATCACTATTTGAGTAAAGAAAATCCTTGTTTTAAAGAAAACAAGGAGTATTTCAATATTCTATTTGGATCAAATGAAAGTGCCGGTCATATTATCTTTCACGATGCATGGCTAAAACCAGGCAGTGATTTTCTCGAAAAAGATATTATGACACCCCATCATAGAGATTACTACACCCAAAAAGGCAAGGAAGATGCTGCTCCAACAGACTTTGACTCTCCAGTTCCAGTTCCATTTTTATCTGTTAGCGCTAACACAAAATTTCTTGTTATTGTAAGCTGCTATGATTCTTCAGAAAACGGTAAAAAATGGACTAATCTTGCTTTGGAAATACTCGAGGAAGCTCTTCTTAAATTAGGCGTTGGTGGAAAAACCAGAAGTGGTTATGGACAAATGAAAAAAGTCAATGAGTGGAATCCTCCTAAACGTGATCCCTACGCAAAATGAGCAATAATAGAAATCACAAGAATTAAAGACAACAAAAAGAAGAAGCGTATGGAATTTGAAGCAGATAACAAAACTTTATGCTTGTTTAAAAAAGGTACAGGACCAAAAGAATCAGCAGTTCCTATTAGAGGGAAAATTAAAGTAAAAATTGATAAGATAGAAACTTCTCCCGATATACGTTTTATAGTTACTCCGCTCTAAGAACAATGTTGTGTCGACCCCCAATAGCGTTAAAATCCCGGGGGATCGACACAACACTATAAAATGGCACAAAATAAGTATTCATCAGGAAAATGCAATTTTAATGTACCTTGAAAACATAATATTGGTTCCTTCGACAAAATACGCAAATATAGTAGAATGAAGAGACTGAACGGATTTCGATACTTCCTATAAGGGATGGAAACTCTTTTGTCTGCTCCGTATTCTGGAGGGTGGACTGAATTTCGATACTTCCTATAAGGGATGGAAACTCACTTTTGATCAACTTAATAACGATACTATCCGTTATTTCGATACTTCCTATAAGGGATGGAAACATGCTAGCGCACCTACACGAGGACCAAATTCCTCAAAATTTCGATACTTCCTATAAGGGATGGAAACCATCTATTTATGCTGGCGGTACACAACCGGATTTAAATTTCGATACTTCCTATAAGGGATGGAAACAATTCGAAGCCAATCGAAATTGTCGACGCGTATCCGATTTCGATACTTCCTATAAGGGATGGAAACGCACAGCGTGCCCAACGTGCAGCGAGTGCGACAGTCCATTTCGATACTTCCTATAAGGGATGGAAACTAAAAAGATAGAGGAGGAATAAAAAATGGAAGGATAATTTCGATACTTCCTATAAGGGATGGAAACAACCTATTTTAAATGAAGCAGGCGAACAGCTTTCAGATTTCGATACTTCCTATAAGGGATGGAAACACTGCATCGAACAAGCAGGGCTAACGCCAAACGATGCATTTCGATACTTCCTATAAGGGATGGAAACAAAGAATCATAGCCGCTGACACGATTTCTTCGTCTGATTTCGATACTTCCTATAAGGGATGGAAACATGTAGGCACTCAAACTATCATTGAGCATATTGCACATTTCGATACTTCCTATAAGGGATGGAAACTAGTTCAGGCTACAGAAGCCGTAACATCTTCTGGAGCCATTTCGATACTTCCTATAAGGGATGGAAACGAAGGTTCCGCGAATGCTTCAGAAAATATCGGCACCGATTTCGATACTTCCTATAAGGGATGGAAACTAAATTCGTGAACCCCCTCCCCCATAAGGGTGGCTGATTTCGATACTTCCTATAAGGGATGGAAACAAACGATAAGTTCTGTATCCACGCCTTACCAGAGCCCAGATTTCGATACTTCCTATAAGGGATGGAAACGCAAGACACGGAGGAGGAACGACAATGAATGAAGTGATTTCGATACTTCCTATAAGGGATGGAAACCCACCTTTACGCTACTCACGGATGGGGCGGCGGGCGATTTCGATACTTCCTATAAGGGATGGAAACTCGGCTTTAATAAGGTCGATTATGGCTACGAGATGGATTTCGATACTTCCTATAAGGGATGGAAACCCCACACCGTGCAACGCCATGTGGCAGGCGTGGCACAAATTTCGATACTTCCTATAAGGGATGGAAACTATACAAAATTGAAAGGGGGAGAAGGGCATAAGAGAATTTCGATACTTCCTATAAGGGATGGAAACCACCCACAGGCTGGGCAATCCCACCCGTTCCGATCTATTTCGATACTTCCTATAAGGGATGGAAACTTGAAAGTAGGAGGTAGGGCGGGAAATGACCAGAAAATTTCGATACTTCCTATAAGGGATGGAAACGGAAATCTAACAGAGCTTGAATGGCCATATCGCTTAATTTCGATACTTCCTATAAGGGATGGAAACATTACAAATGGGCGAGGGGCGAAGAAGACATAGAGAATTTCGATACTTCCTATAAGGGATGGAAACTGTTACTCATTTTTATTCCTCCTTAATTTGGTCTCATATTTCGATACTTCCTATAAGGGATGGAAACGGGGAATCCCGTTGATTTCCCCTACTTGCTGCTCCACATTTCGATACTTCCTATAAGGGATGGAAACCAGGATTCTAGGGGGTGCAAACATGAGACAAGATGAATTTCGATACTTCCTATAAGGGATGGAAACTAAAAAACACGGTAAGCGGAGATATCCCAAGGAGGGATTTCGATACTTCCTATAAGGGATGGAAACATACTTTTTCGCGGTCAATCTGGATGACAACGAATCATTTCGATACTTCCTATAAGGGATGGAAACGGGGGGTAATCGAATGGCACAGCCCTCTGAATCTGCCATTTCGATACTTCCTATAAGGGATGGAAACAACCAAATGGGAGGGATTCCTGGTAGCAAAGCTGAAATTTCGATACTTCCTATAAGGGATGGAAACTTATACATCACACGTGTAATAATGCAATGGGCATAAAATTTCGATACTTCCTATAAGGGATGGAAACTTCGCTCAAGGCGAAGATCTATACATAGAAATAACAGATTTCGATACTTCCTATAAGGGATGGAAACATAAAATAACGTTCCCGGAAGAGACGGTGTCTAGCCCATTTCGATACTTCCTATAAGGGATGGAAACTTCTCGAGGCGGGATGAATTGAGAGGAAGCGATGACATTTCGATACTTCCTATAAGGGATGGAAACGGGAGTTTATGCTCGTTTGTAACATTCAAAAAATCGATTTCGATACTTCCTATAAGGGATGGAAACTAGGAAATATAGGCTGATTATTTGGTGCTTTAGCTAATTTCGATACTTCCTATAAGGGATGGAAACTGTTTCTCCTTGTATAGACTTCATAAATGCTATCTTATTTCGATACTTCCTATAAGGGATGGAAACCACATGAAGATTCACCTGGTACTTGTTCAACATTGATTTCGATACTTCCTATAAGGGATGGAAACTTACATCAGCTATATCTTCTATCCATTGCATCAACTATTTCGATACTTCCTATAAGGGATGGAAACAATCTTAAAGCTGGTAATTCATATTTGCTAATAGCATTTCGATACTTCCTATAAGGGATGGAAACTCCCCAGACCAACATAATATCCTCGAAAAAAGTGTACATTTCGATACTTCCTATAAGGGATGGAAACTAAAAAAAGCAGCAGATGTAGGAGATGCTGTAGCTAATTTCGATACTTCCTATAAGGGATGGAAACAATCGTTAAGATCGCTTTCTACGTAGGGGGTATCTAATTTCGATACTTCCTATAAGGGATGGAAACAGTATCGCAAAATAGAGGTCAGTAGCACTCTTTGACATTTCGATACTTCCTATAAGGGATGGAAACAATCGTTAAGATCGCTTTCTACGTAGGGGGTATCTAATTTCGATACTTCCTATAAGGGATGGAAACAGTATCGCAAAATAGAGGTCAGTAGCACTCTTTGACATTTCGATACTTCCTATAAGGGATGGAAACACATAAATCCAGGGAAAAGTGCTTCTTTTGTAGCAAATTTCGATACTTCCTATAAGGGATGGAAACTCAATATCAAACTTGGGGATCTCCTTTTCTAGAGGTAATTTCGATACTTCCTATAAGGGATGGAAACCGAAGCTCATGATAGAAGCCTCTGAAATTATGGAAATTTCGATACTTCCTATAAGGGATGGAAACAGAAAAGGAGCGGATTACATCCGCTCCTCGTAAGTTATTTCGATACTTCCTATAAGGGATGGAAACTTCGTCTTGTCGCAGCGATAAGGCTAATTGAATCATCATTTCGATACTTCCTATAAGGGATGGAAACGGAAACTAACTGATATTACTCGTGTGACGCAGTGTCATTTCGATACTTCCTATAAGGGATGGAAACTATTGTCTCTCATCACTTTAGTAAGAGTCTCCAAAGCATTTCGATACTTCCTATAAGGGATGGAAACCAAGTGAGGATGAAACAGCGATTCAAAATATTACTTATTTCGATACTTCCTATAAGGGATGGAAACGCTACTATTGAAAGAGCACTTCAGACCTCTGTAGATGATTTCGATACTTCCTATAAGGGATGGAAACGAAGTGTCACTTTCCCGACGATATAAAAAAGTCCCATATTTCGATACTTCCTATAAGGGATGGAAACGAAAAGAGATGGGGCTTGAAACCATAAACGAACTTCATTTCGATACTTCCTATAAGGGATGGAAACTTCCGTGCCAGATCTCGCGAACGATTTCTGATAGTCTCATTTCGATACTTCCTATAAGGGATGTCTTTCTGTATAACGGAGATATTTTTGTAAAGCTGTTCTATGATTTATAGATTGGACTTTTTAGTCTATTCACGTTATAACAAACAGAGAATTCCGATATTAATTATTGAACTACAACAAAAAATCAGGAGTGAATGCTTTAATGAAAATTAATCTTATTTTTGGTGTTATTGGAGATAAAATTTTACAGCTTAAACGCAAACATCAGTATCAAATTCAAGCTATGGTATACAACCTTCTCGACAAAGAGTATGCTCGTTTTTTACACAATGAAGGGTTTATTTATGAAGGGAAACGTCATTTTAAATTATTTTGTTTCTCAAAACTTTTTGGGAACGGCCCTATAAAACGAGAAAAAGACTTTTTATATATTCCTTCCCCCGTGAAACTTTCAATAACCTCTCCTGTTAACGCCATTCTTGAACAACTTGCTAATAACGCTCTTTCCCTGGGAGAAATAAGACTAGGAAATAATTTCCTTCAATGTAGAGAAGTAACTGTTGAAAACCCCCAAGCAAAATCAGAAGAGATACTAGTACAAACCCTCTCTCCAATAGTCTGCTACTCTACCCTTAAAAAATATGACGGAAGCAATTTTACTCACTATCACTCTCCTTACGACCAGGAATTCGGAGAACAAATACATGCAAATCTCATAAAAAAATTCACTCTAATAACATCAGAAAAAAGTGAACTAAATCAAACAGTAAAAATAGAAAAATTGGGACGGATATGGGAATCGATAAGATTTTTTAGCCCTGAAGACAACAGACCAATCAAGGGGTGGAACGGCAACTTTCGACTTACAGGTTCTCAAGAACTCTTACAAACAGCTTTAGACGCTGGTCTCGGTGCAAAAAATAGCTCTGGATTCGGATGTGTTGAACTTGTAGAACGAGAAAGGAGGTATAAATAATTGGGATTTATTAACGCCACCTATGAATTAGGTAAATTAGTTTCAAATAAATTAAACGACCCTGAATTTATAGATATCGAAAGTTATTTACAACTCCCCATGCCCGTAATCGAAGACAAAGAAAGATCAGGTAGAGTAATTAGAATATGGCTTAATGTAACAGACAGCACCGCAGAATGTATCAGAGAACCAACAGGGGTAGCAACCCCAGTGGATTCCAATGATGACGGCTTCATTCTCTGAATCCCCTCGTTTAGGAGGAACCCTTGTCTGGTACTTTACTATATGCAAACGAGAGGTGTGGCTCATGGCTCGAGGAGTAGAACCAGACAGAGATGACGAATTTCTCGCTTTGGGGCGACTTATAGATAAGACAACTTATAATCGAGATCGACATTGCATTGACTTCGGAAATAGCAAATTCGACATCATGCGCGAAGAAAAAGGAACATTAGTAGTAGGAGAAATTAAAAAAAGTAGTCGTTCCATTGATGCCGCACGATTACAACTAGCACACTACCTTTATGAACTCCAAAAAAATGGAGTCGAAGCTAGAGGGGAATTATTATTCCCAAAAGAGAAAAAACGCGAAGAGGTGCTACTCTCTGAAGAACTAAAAACGCATCTTGACCAAGTTTATCAAGAGATTATTGCAATAACATCTCTTGAATCCCCTC of Aminobacterium sp. MB27-C1 contains these proteins:
- the cas10 gene encoding type III-B CRISPR-associated protein Cas10/Cmr2; its protein translation is MNFDKYLFNFSIGPVQPFIAAARRTRDLWFGSQLLSELSFIAAKTISETGGELIFPHPNVLEFADKSEINVANIILAEIPKEGKTPQQMVEKTENAVKEKWKECAKKVFEKYQEIIDQEIWDSQINDALEFFAAWVPIYNNDYKAARDRLNEIFAARKNSRDFNQPSLNANERYLEKSPLDGRNETILDTNSGKSFDPEKLPEEIQRQLRLKKNEFLDAIGMIKRGSEIKQFPSVDRVAIDPWIRHIAKNSNSTKKLEEIKKICEKLPQVIKVKSQAYKTFPFEGSILYLNRHKSIKEELSFKKDSIEEKKLEEIAKILEKLYKVTYRPSSYFAMIKADGDKMGNTISKITTKEGLKNFSSALSDFALVAPQIVTEKGGACIYAGGDDVFAFLPLDTCLSCARKLREEFKKKMSKIKKDSTLSVGISIGHFLEPMDSLIHFANQAEKMAKEGEKKEDERNGLAITVQTRGNAPIGVREQWKDEKDAESLDNRIMSWRNAFKNNSLPFNFPYSLHILEEYYLNWSNETLVNKALPADLLRLFKRSTKSNTQKGENTMSNNDKEKITKILENTYSVDCLKKLTNEILIARHIERTLSFPTPRDGGDQ
- the cmr3 gene encoding type III-B CRISPR module-associated protein Cmr3, producing the protein MTKSPKTIKITPRDPLVARDGRPFSEGKRMKSLDWIRPSVVIGSLRTLVGKLNQKGFNKNTIKELKDISITGPFPYVNNKLYFPTPLDMVLKEEGTQNSEGEKSTYTSIHQLKPGKYNEGEGSTLPRYLSPAMLYPKEQFKPLKRPAFCSKNQMTQWLLTKDIKTSELNKLLQYNKKDGSFFNNNNVINFPKKEERIHLKICPESGSAEEGKLFSSIGLDMNIHDNNGDILPLEMLAKLDTDIPQNELFKIISKLNHIHPCGGERRLVKWNICNNLEKIWECPKEIQEAIKREKKLRMVLATPAIFENGWLPGWLTIKEEHETKCIGTIPGTEIEVQLVSVVNERWQPLSGWSYERNKPKPISRMVPAGSVYFFKITNSVSDEDIANMWLQSVCDDTQLKKDGFGLSLWGIW
- the cmr4 gene encoding type III-B CRISPR module RAMP protein Cmr4 gives rise to the protein MSEKNDKTINFWIHALSAIHVGTGKGAGYIDLPISREKVTNWPYIPGSTIKGVIADYYDASDSGDRREKDKKKKAAFGIAGDNNSSAGSLVFTDARIVCLPVQSLYGTFAWCTSELVLRSLSRDLEWGKLCLEEEIPVAPENKVLVIEGSSLIEKSNKKIYLQELDMDTQICEKTERLAEKIANLVFPDDEEWRKKFKERFTILPENVFNYFSEMGTQVEAKIRIDPNTKVVDKEQGGLWYQEALPAETILTGMVWCDKVYEENIQAKELTDKYCTGKKTIQIGGKNTTGQGRITLSFMEAKNKKED
- the cmr5 gene encoding type III-B CRISPR module-associated protein Cmr5, with the protein product MVEDKTPTTLEQKWAQRAFCAVDKVSHKSDSGDFKKSEYLSFAKSFPNLIHSCGLIQALAFAQSKNKTVFLADLSFVMNGEKKYELIIEESRKATITKYLQLSRHTLAAAEWIKRYAEALLKEDGDHNDSCS
- the cmr6 gene encoding type III-B CRISPR module RAMP protein Cmr6; its protein translation is MTLAVREEINNDFKNIDKIDKIDKLEWAHPGLILQRYLIEQKDDTDSSTNERDKLFTRIIYAQKKAQDVYKMAYERWEKSFATETINVSGLIFSTLGKLICGLGLASSIETGITLHHTYGFPFIPGSSLKGIASSYYCDHYLSKENPCFKENKEYFNILFGSNESAGHIIFHDAWLKPGSDFLEKDIMTPHHRDYYTQKGKEDAAPTDFDSPVPVPFLSVSANTKFLVIVSCYDSSENGKKWTNLALEILEEALLKLGVGGKTRSGYGQMKKVNEWNPPKRDPYAK
- the cas6 gene encoding CRISPR-associated endoribonuclease Cas6, producing the protein MKINLIFGVIGDKILQLKRKHQYQIQAMVYNLLDKEYARFLHNEGFIYEGKRHFKLFCFSKLFGNGPIKREKDFLYIPSPVKLSITSPVNAILEQLANNALSLGEIRLGNNFLQCREVTVENPQAKSEEILVQTLSPIVCYSTLKKYDGSNFTHYHSPYDQEFGEQIHANLIKKFTLITSEKSELNQTVKIEKLGRIWESIRFFSPEDNRPIKGWNGNFRLTGSQELLQTALDAGLGAKNSSGFGCVELVERERRYK
- the cas4 gene encoding CRISPR-associated protein Cas4; the encoded protein is MTASFSESPRLGGTLVWYFTICKREVWLMARGVEPDRDDEFLALGRLIDKTTYNRDRHCIDFGNSKFDIMREEKGTLVVGEIKKSSRSIDAARLQLAHYLYELQKNGVEARGELLFPKEKKREEVLLSEELKTHLDQVYQEIIAITSLESPPCAKKCKYCRNCAYNELCWS